The following proteins come from a genomic window of Fusibacter sp. A1:
- a CDS encoding cell wall metabolism sensor histidine kinase WalK: MRVKNERKIPLKSNFGIKLLLGWILSLFIPIVVLFFVTFAHYGDGIFKIFTGDIDIWQMRGYMTTEQIARDINIWSLDSPIYQEHDQLNELLSSYMRQKNPFYMFFVERKGDQFAPFLPLSAEIQEDIETKFAGINADSLPGFMERNILTNELLLEKTGYVMYKQLDFYYEDGEEGSIYFFLKYTDLPAALMTFIRENLIRIIFTLLILHAVMSFIFIKRMTKPINEILDTVGSYSDHDFKPRLSEEVKEPIFMLINSAINDMAGSLQANQENEIKIEEMRKEFLAQITHDTKTPLASIRAHAEAIRDNLLDTDEKRTKYGDNILKKVHSIDNMINELSLYSDLEIGIDQYAFSKVDLDYYLLDILEELTFDYSKEQLDIEYMRPMVKRIYVNLDVERFNRVVVNVIKNSVKYSGRERTHVAVSIERVGDRVRMMFRDNGFGSDEPEIGSLFKSFKRGDKSRNPNQGGSGLGLAIAQSIVLKHQGSIWAESEYGKYFMIAIELPIEGDTSEENINH; encoded by the coding sequence ATGCGCGTTAAAAACGAAAGAAAGATACCGCTTAAAAGCAATTTTGGAATCAAACTACTATTGGGATGGATACTATCGCTATTCATTCCGATCGTAGTTCTGTTTTTTGTGACTTTTGCTCATTATGGCGATGGGATTTTTAAAATATTTACAGGAGATATCGATATCTGGCAGATGCGAGGGTATATGACGACGGAGCAAATAGCAAGGGACATCAACATCTGGAGTCTCGATTCTCCTATTTATCAGGAGCATGATCAGCTCAACGAGCTCCTTTCTTCCTATATGAGACAGAAAAACCCCTTCTACATGTTTTTTGTCGAACGAAAAGGTGATCAATTTGCACCTTTTTTACCGCTTAGTGCAGAAATACAGGAAGACATCGAAACGAAGTTTGCAGGAATCAATGCGGATTCGCTACCGGGTTTTATGGAAAGGAATATCCTGACCAATGAGCTTTTGCTTGAAAAAACAGGTTATGTGATGTACAAGCAACTTGATTTTTATTATGAGGACGGTGAAGAGGGATCGATCTACTTCTTTTTGAAATATACAGATCTGCCTGCCGCCCTGATGACCTTTATCAGGGAGAATCTCATTCGTATCATTTTCACGCTTCTGATACTTCATGCGGTGATGTCTTTTATTTTTATCAAAAGGATGACAAAGCCGATCAATGAGATATTGGATACTGTCGGGAGCTATAGCGACCATGATTTCAAACCAAGATTGAGTGAAGAGGTGAAAGAGCCGATCTTCATGCTGATCAATTCGGCGATCAACGACATGGCAGGTTCGCTTCAAGCGAATCAGGAAAATGAGATAAAGATCGAGGAGATGCGAAAAGAGTTTCTCGCCCAGATCACACATGATACGAAAACCCCTCTTGCTTCGATTAGGGCGCATGCCGAAGCGATTAGGGACAACCTGCTTGATACCGATGAGAAAAGAACGAAATATGGCGACAACATCCTAAAGAAAGTTCACTCCATCGACAATATGATCAATGAACTCAGCTTGTATTCCGACCTAGAAATCGGGATCGACCAATATGCGTTCTCAAAAGTCGATCTGGACTATTATCTTCTGGACATATTAGAGGAGCTCACTTTCGACTACAGCAAGGAGCAGCTTGATATCGAGTACATGCGACCGATGGTGAAACGTATCTATGTGAATCTGGATGTGGAACGTTTCAACCGTGTGGTCGTCAATGTGATAAAAAATAGCGTGAAGTACTCCGGTAGGGAGCGTACCCATGTCGCAGTCTCGATTGAAAGGGTAGGCGACAGGGTCAGAATGATGTTTAGGGATAACGGATTCGGAAGCGATGAACCTGAGATCGGCAGTCTTTTCAAATCCTTTAAACGGGGTGACAAATCTAGAAATCCCAACCAAGGCGGATCGGGACTAGGGCTTGCCATCGCCCAATCGATCGTACTCAAGCATCAGGGAAGCATCTGGGCTGAGAGTGAATATGGCAAGTATTTCATGATAGCTATCGAGTTACCCATAGAAGGAGATACGAGTGAAGAAAATATTAATCATTGA
- a CDS encoding efflux RND transporter periplasmic adaptor subunit: MGYNRLKVIKLIGVLALSLSMMTGCMVKKDDSSVNQSYEFQPTAVKTQEVVSDEVYDAIFTIGEIKSKQQYQANAMTSGDVLEVFFNTGEYVEKGQVLFTIETTDFEVDKSTKVTQASNALTQARLSFDTASENFVKYKSLFESGAASKTELDNVKSQMDNAKLSYNSAYQSYESVSHNYDSLSDNYTVTAPVSGVITDKNVAQGMFATTQNGFTIDVTEDYEVKTQVASKYINQVHVGQSVEVYVSTLDELIKGQVSSVSLSASNGTYPVEITLDNTSKLIKPGMFADIWIIKSSEPQGIWIPSQALLQANGESFVYVLKDDFAKKVLVEVVSLRGDDMAVRGELDTNDRLITFGKEFVMDGAPVIVND; encoded by the coding sequence ATGGGTTATAATAGATTGAAGGTCATAAAATTAATCGGCGTACTGGCACTCTCTCTGTCGATGATGACAGGGTGTATGGTAAAAAAGGATGACTCGTCTGTGAATCAGTCCTATGAATTTCAGCCGACTGCAGTGAAGACACAAGAGGTTGTAAGCGATGAAGTTTACGATGCGATCTTCACCATAGGCGAAATCAAATCGAAGCAGCAGTATCAGGCCAATGCGATGACCAGTGGCGATGTCCTGGAGGTCTTCTTCAATACAGGGGAATACGTCGAAAAAGGACAAGTACTCTTTACGATTGAAACTACCGATTTTGAAGTGGATAAAAGCACAAAAGTGACTCAAGCCTCCAACGCCCTTACACAAGCACGACTAAGCTTTGACACGGCCAGTGAGAATTTTGTGAAGTACAAGTCCCTATTTGAAAGCGGAGCAGCCTCAAAGACCGAGCTTGACAATGTGAAGAGTCAGATGGATAACGCAAAGTTGTCCTACAATAGCGCTTATCAGTCTTATGAGTCTGTCTCACACAACTATGATTCACTCAGCGACAACTATACGGTGACAGCACCGGTTTCTGGGGTGATTACCGATAAAAATGTCGCGCAGGGGATGTTTGCGACGACTCAAAATGGATTTACCATCGATGTGACAGAAGACTATGAAGTCAAAACACAGGTCGCATCAAAATATATCAACCAAGTTCATGTGGGGCAGTCGGTTGAAGTCTATGTATCGACGCTGGATGAACTGATCAAAGGGCAAGTATCTTCTGTTTCACTTTCGGCAAGCAATGGAACATACCCTGTGGAGATCACCTTAGACAACACATCAAAGCTGATAAAGCCGGGAATGTTTGCGGACATCTGGATAATCAAAAGCAGCGAGCCACAGGGAATCTGGATTCCAAGTCAGGCGCTTTTACAAGCGAACGGCGAAAGCTTTGTTTATGTGCTAAAGGATGATTTTGCAAAAAAAGTACTTGTTGAGGTCGTATCACTCCGTGGGGATGATATGGCGGTAAGGGGAGAACTTGACACAAATGACCGACTGATTACATTTGGAAAAGAATTTGTGATGGACGGGGCGCCTGTAATAGTGAACGACTAG
- a CDS encoding efflux RND transporter permease subunit: MKDIPELKLKQNFLGKVSSWLIDRYRVIYLLIVLIVATGLYSYYDMPKESFPDIEINYIFVTVPYPGASVQDVETLVTEEVENAVDGIENLDGITSTTVAGYAQVVLEFDEDTEMKQAELDVQTAVNALRFPDGVMDPMVIQMESGEIPIMNLTLTGEYDLVEINEYAQDLAAKFEAIDGVKNVDISGGKEREIKVSVDQNALLEHGLTSNSISSALAGSNIQLPLGDKGLDHVNYSLRVDEAFKTIEEIENLVIVSGSSGTIFLKDVATVSDGYKKQNSMAYTYTTEFSEEEKATPVIKMALYRETGADIIGISDTIKTLLKDEKGLSYPKNLSVIITSDESENVAESLDTVLNSALGGLLVVIAVLFIFIGLNESIIVALVIPLSLFISLVTMNLVGITINMTSLVGFVIALGLLVDNAIVVMENIDRLRDEGLDRVSASKVGTNQVAPAVFAATITTVGAFVPLALQKGMMAQFISILPKTLIITILASFVVSIAITPNLSSRLLSKYKKTDIRHTPLKDVISILFVFGLTFVAFLDKWKITPWAVALAIAFSGIMVIKIVLRNRNQHKPVDKKHGYIDNYLAWLTQFLESKLKRWSIFAVALVVLAVSIATIPMGILELELLPTEEPNSATIDITAPEGYLLEDTYEVTGFIEQKLYLMEDLESFDIVVGGNKKNEAKITVNFVESDSRKISGYVLVDELRELVKTIPGAEFDVKPVSDLGPMGAGSDISVGIKGDDLNELNAIGSEYLKLLEQIDGVDHPTISSQDGVKEITIEIDKNRASYYGLNPGSMANDLRQRISGVNVGAYKEAGDAYDITLYFDERPIESVSDFEKVHFQTPMGQLIPFEEVATLEFSEGMARIDHEDGDKVVTVSANVKNGYNATVVGKTFEEVIKAVPLPEGMVQTSGGQMQSTDEQTETMLMSFLVAIFLVYMALVIQFNSFQQPFVILMSVPFALIGIIFGLIVTGNNLGVFAMMGIVALVGIAVNDAIVLVDFANYQRSIGKSVKEATLDAVRVRFLPVIATSLTTMGGVLPLALYNAYFSQLGYAIVFGLLASTVLTLLIIPLLYYMMEDRTVRRESKKQSKKNQEVTVNGL; encoded by the coding sequence ATGAAAGATATACCTGAGTTGAAGTTAAAACAGAATTTCTTGGGTAAAGTGTCCAGTTGGCTGATCGATAGGTACCGCGTGATCTATCTGCTGATCGTTTTGATTGTCGCAACAGGACTTTACTCTTACTACGATATGCCTAAAGAATCGTTTCCTGATATAGAAATCAATTATATCTTTGTGACGGTTCCTTACCCTGGCGCATCAGTACAGGATGTCGAAACACTTGTAACCGAGGAAGTGGAGAACGCGGTCGATGGAATAGAAAACCTCGACGGAATCACCTCAACAACGGTTGCGGGTTATGCCCAGGTGGTACTTGAATTCGACGAGGACACCGAAATGAAACAGGCGGAGCTGGATGTGCAGACCGCGGTGAATGCACTGAGGTTTCCTGACGGGGTCATGGACCCCATGGTCATTCAGATGGAATCGGGAGAGATTCCTATCATGAACCTGACCTTGACCGGTGAGTACGATCTGGTTGAAATCAATGAGTACGCCCAGGATCTCGCCGCAAAGTTTGAAGCAATAGACGGGGTGAAGAATGTTGACATATCTGGCGGCAAGGAACGTGAAATCAAGGTTTCTGTCGATCAGAACGCCTTGCTTGAACACGGCTTGACCTCTAACTCGATTTCAAGCGCGCTCGCAGGTTCCAATATCCAGTTACCGCTTGGTGACAAGGGACTTGACCATGTCAACTACTCGCTTAGGGTGGATGAAGCGTTTAAAACAATCGAGGAAATTGAAAACCTGGTTATTGTCAGCGGTTCTAGCGGAACCATCTTCTTAAAAGACGTAGCTACTGTAAGCGACGGATATAAAAAGCAGAATTCGATGGCGTACACCTATACGACGGAGTTCAGCGAGGAAGAAAAGGCGACGCCTGTCATCAAAATGGCTCTATATAGAGAGACCGGCGCTGACATCATAGGAATATCCGATACGATAAAAACACTGTTGAAAGATGAAAAAGGTTTGTCCTATCCCAAAAACTTGAGTGTGATCATCACCTCCGATGAAAGTGAAAACGTTGCTGAGAGCCTTGATACGGTCTTAAACAGCGCACTTGGCGGCTTACTGGTCGTCATCGCAGTTTTGTTTATCTTTATCGGACTAAACGAATCGATTATCGTCGCCCTTGTGATTCCACTTTCACTCTTTATCAGTCTGGTGACAATGAACCTTGTCGGTATCACGATAAATATGACAAGCCTTGTGGGTTTTGTCATCGCTCTAGGACTGCTTGTAGATAATGCGATTGTAGTAATGGAAAATATCGATAGGTTGAGGGATGAGGGACTTGATAGGGTAAGTGCGTCAAAGGTTGGAACCAATCAGGTCGCCCCGGCGGTATTCGCAGCAACCATCACCACGGTCGGCGCCTTTGTTCCTCTCGCTCTTCAAAAGGGAATGATGGCCCAATTCATTTCGATTCTGCCGAAAACTCTGATCATCACCATACTGGCATCCTTTGTCGTATCGATTGCGATCACACCGAATTTGAGCAGCAGACTGCTTTCGAAATATAAGAAGACAGACATCAGGCACACACCTTTAAAAGATGTGATCTCCATCCTCTTCGTGTTCGGTCTGACCTTTGTCGCTTTTTTAGACAAATGGAAAATCACGCCCTGGGCTGTCGCTCTTGCGATTGCGTTTTCTGGAATCATGGTCATTAAGATTGTCCTTAGAAACCGAAACCAGCATAAGCCGGTGGATAAGAAGCATGGCTATATCGACAACTATTTAGCTTGGCTTACCCAGTTCTTAGAATCCAAACTAAAGAGATGGTCGATATTCGCAGTCGCACTAGTGGTGCTTGCTGTATCGATCGCAACCATCCCAATGGGAATACTCGAGCTTGAACTGCTTCCGACAGAGGAGCCGAATTCTGCCACTATCGATATCACAGCTCCCGAAGGCTATCTGCTTGAGGATACCTACGAAGTGACGGGGTTCATCGAGCAGAAACTCTACTTGATGGAAGACCTTGAATCCTTTGATATCGTTGTGGGAGGAAATAAGAAAAACGAAGCGAAAATTACAGTGAACTTTGTCGAATCGGACAGCCGCAAGATTTCAGGTTACGTGCTTGTAGATGAACTTAGGGAACTGGTCAAAACCATTCCTGGAGCAGAGTTCGATGTCAAACCCGTCTCTGATTTAGGACCCATGGGCGCAGGATCTGATATATCTGTTGGAATAAAAGGCGACGACCTCAATGAGCTCAACGCGATCGGTTCGGAGTATTTAAAACTGCTCGAACAGATCGATGGCGTCGATCATCCTACAATCTCGTCACAGGACGGCGTGAAAGAAATCACAATAGAGATAGATAAGAACAGGGCTTCCTATTACGGTTTGAATCCTGGAAGCATGGCGAATGACTTAAGGCAAAGAATCAGCGGTGTTAACGTTGGTGCCTACAAAGAAGCAGGTGATGCTTACGATATCACGCTTTACTTCGACGAGAGACCGATCGAATCGGTTTCTGATTTTGAAAAAGTCCATTTTCAGACACCTATGGGTCAGCTGATACCATTTGAAGAGGTCGCGACCTTGGAGTTTTCTGAGGGAATGGCAAGAATCGACCACGAAGACGGGGATAAGGTGGTTACGGTTTCTGCTAACGTGAAGAATGGCTATAATGCTACTGTAGTAGGAAAGACTTTTGAAGAGGTCATCAAAGCGGTTCCGCTTCCGGAAGGCATGGTTCAGACATCCGGTGGTCAGATGCAGAGTACGGATGAACAAACAGAAACGATGCTGATGAGTTTTCTAGTGGCTATTTTTCTAGTCTATATGGCGCTTGTCATCCAGTTCAATTCGTTCCAGCAGCCTTTTGTGATTTTGATGTCCGTACCTTTCGCGCTCATAGGCATCATCTTCGGCCTGATCGTTACAGGAAACAACCTTGGAGTGTTCGCGATGATGGGAATTGTCGCACTTGTTGGCATTGCAGTCAATGACGCCATCGTACTTGTCGACTTTGCAAATTACCAAAGAAGCATAGGCAAATCTGTGAAAGAGGCGACGCTTGATGCTGTAAGAGTAAGATTCTTACCGGTAATCGCCACTTCGCTTACGACGATGGGTGGGGTATTGCCACTTGCCCTTTACAATGCGTATTTCTCACAACTCGGTTATGCGATTGTCTTCGGACTCTTGGCATCCACGGTTCTGACGCTGCTGATTATTCCACTTCTGTATTATATGATGGAGGACCGGACTGTCAGGAGAGAATCGAAAAAACAATCAAAAAAGAATCAGGAGGTAACTGTCAATGGGTTATAA
- a CDS encoding arsenate reductase ArsC yields MKYKIAFVCVHNSCRSQMAEGWMKALGSDIFEVYSAGTEDYKEVKPLAVEVMEEAGIDMSGHRPKLLSDIPSELDLLITMGCNVVCPFVPNKFAEDWGLEDPSGGPIEGFRETRDLVKARCLDLIERVKNGLID; encoded by the coding sequence ATGAAATATAAAATCGCATTTGTCTGTGTGCACAACTCATGCAGAAGCCAAATGGCCGAAGGCTGGATGAAGGCTTTAGGTTCAGATATCTTCGAAGTCTATTCAGCAGGCACTGAGGACTACAAAGAAGTAAAACCACTTGCCGTAGAGGTGATGGAAGAAGCGGGGATCGATATGAGCGGTCACCGTCCGAAACTACTGTCGGATATTCCAAGCGAGCTTGACCTACTGATCACCATGGGCTGCAATGTAGTCTGCCCCTTTGTGCCCAACAAGTTCGCCGAAGACTGGGGTCTTGAGGACCCGTCCGGTGGACCGATCGAGGGGTTTAGGGAGACCAGAGACCTTGTAAAGGCCAGATGCCTCGATCTGATCGAGCGAGTGAAAAATGGACTGATTGACTAG
- the arsB gene encoding ACR3 family arsenite efflux transporter, giving the protein MSKQKLEGISFFEHYLTVWVALCMVLGVMIGKFIPQVPEFLSKFEYANVSIPIALLIWLMIYPMMMKVDFKSVKHIGKNPKGLYVTWITNWLIKPFTMYGIASLFFYVIFKQFIPADLARDYLTGAVLLGAAPCTAMVFVWSHLTKGNPAYTVVQVATNDLIILVAFTPIVAFLLGISGVAIPWDTLILSVVLFVVIPLTAGVYTRNRVIRKRGLEYFKNGFLPKFNGVTISGLLLTLVIIFSFQGQVILNNPMHIVLISVPLIIQTVLIFTIAYGASKALKLPHNIAAPAGMIGASNFFELAVAVAIALFGADSPVALATIVGVLVEVPVMLLLVRFANNTTHWFLPETAQN; this is encoded by the coding sequence ATGAGTAAGCAAAAACTTGAAGGAATCAGTTTTTTTGAGCACTACCTGACCGTATGGGTTGCGCTTTGCATGGTGCTTGGAGTGATGATCGGTAAATTCATACCTCAAGTTCCTGAATTTTTAAGTAAGTTTGAATATGCCAATGTGTCGATACCGATCGCACTTCTGATTTGGCTGATGATTTATCCGATGATGATGAAAGTCGATTTTAAAAGCGTCAAGCATATTGGTAAGAACCCTAAGGGATTATACGTGACATGGATCACCAACTGGCTGATAAAGCCCTTCACGATGTATGGTATCGCGTCGTTGTTTTTCTATGTCATCTTCAAACAGTTCATTCCTGCAGATCTTGCAAGGGATTATCTGACCGGCGCTGTTCTTCTTGGTGCCGCACCTTGTACAGCGATGGTATTTGTCTGGAGTCACTTGACCAAGGGAAACCCTGCCTATACGGTCGTGCAGGTTGCTACAAATGATCTGATCATCTTGGTCGCCTTTACTCCGATCGTCGCTTTCCTGCTTGGAATAAGCGGTGTGGCGATTCCGTGGGATACACTGATCCTATCTGTAGTGCTGTTTGTAGTGATTCCACTTACAGCAGGCGTCTACACTCGAAACAGAGTCATCAGAAAACGCGGACTGGAATACTTTAAAAATGGATTCTTACCTAAGTTTAACGGCGTCACCATTTCGGGCTTACTGCTTACACTTGTGATCATCTTCTCCTTCCAGGGGCAAGTGATTCTCAACAACCCTATGCATATCGTCTTGATATCTGTACCTCTGATCATTCAGACGGTCTTGATCTTCACTATCGCATATGGCGCGAGCAAGGCGCTCAAGCTTCCTCACAATATCGCAGCGCCTGCTGGGATGATTGGAGCCTCAAACTTTTTCGAACTGGCTGTCGCTGTTGCCATCGCTCTGTTCGGTGCGGATAGTCCCGTTGCTCTAGCAACGATTGTCGGCGTGCTTGTCGAAGTGCCGGTGATGCTGCTTTTAGTGAGATTTGCAAACAATACGACGCATTGGTTTTTACCTGAAACCGCGCAGAACTAG
- a CDS encoding helix-turn-helix transcriptional regulator — protein MDYKYNALVFKAFCDESRLRIIEKLQEREMCACNLLDVLTISQSTLSHHMKILIESGIVESRKDMKWVYYSLSFDGCENAKRILNQLTIKSDGEYGACECVE, from the coding sequence ATGGATTATAAATATAACGCGCTTGTGTTCAAGGCTTTTTGTGATGAAAGCAGACTAAGGATTATCGAAAAACTTCAAGAACGTGAAATGTGCGCGTGTAACCTCTTGGATGTTTTGACCATCAGCCAGTCCACGCTTTCGCATCATATGAAGATTCTGATAGAGAGTGGAATCGTAGAATCAAGAAAAGATATGAAGTGGGTCTATTATTCACTTTCGTTTGACGGCTGTGAGAATGCGAAACGCATATTGAACCAATTGACGATAAAAAGTGACGGCGAATATGGCGCCTGTGAATGTGTAGAATAA
- a CDS encoding aldehyde dehydrogenase — protein sequence MKNNKYADALEAQRQLYETGVTRSVQFRMEQLDKLRNAIHTYEDRIAEALHRDLGKSEQEIITTEIGFTLSEIAGVRKNLKKWSKKRRVRTNLINVGAKSYTISEPYGTTLIIGPWNYPFQLAISPLVGAIAGGNTVLLKPSEISIHTAQVLEDMICEFFDPEYIKVVQGAVSETTELLDNRFDKIFFTGSTGVGRIIMEKAAKYLTPVILELGGKSPCVIDRECNLDLAVNRIVFGKGVNAGQTCVAPDYVIVHGDIKDAFYDKFKAVADKFYGHSHQDSRDFGKMINERNYERVVGYLSDGKVIYGGGHSREELHIDLTLIEVGDLDKPIMKDEIFGPVLPVLTYDTTDDIIAIVKRNPDPLAMYVFSKNNRFVEELLDRVHFGGGCVNDTIMHLTNEHLPFGGRGTSGVGNYHGRHSFDAFTHKKSILVSATHFDLKMKYPPFNKRSSKLVKKIMYK from the coding sequence ATGAAAAACAACAAATATGCCGACGCACTTGAAGCGCAGCGCCAGCTTTACGAAACAGGAGTGACGAGAAGTGTCCAGTTTAGAATGGAACAGCTGGATAAGCTTAGAAATGCGATTCATACTTACGAAGATAGAATCGCAGAAGCCCTTCATAGGGACCTTGGAAAGTCAGAACAGGAAATTATCACAACAGAAATCGGATTCACCTTATCTGAAATCGCCGGTGTCCGGAAAAACCTGAAAAAGTGGAGCAAAAAAAGAAGGGTCCGAACCAACCTTATCAATGTGGGGGCGAAGTCGTACACCATAAGCGAGCCATATGGGACTACGCTGATCATCGGACCATGGAACTATCCCTTTCAGCTTGCTATTTCGCCTCTTGTAGGTGCTATTGCAGGAGGAAACACCGTTTTGCTGAAGCCGTCTGAGATTTCTATTCATACAGCTCAGGTGCTAGAGGACATGATCTGTGAATTCTTTGATCCCGAGTACATCAAGGTGGTTCAGGGCGCTGTGAGCGAGACGACAGAACTACTCGACAACCGTTTTGATAAGATTTTCTTTACAGGAAGCACCGGGGTAGGGCGAATCATTATGGAAAAAGCAGCAAAATATCTCACCCCCGTGATACTCGAGCTAGGTGGTAAAAGTCCGTGTGTCATCGATAGGGAGTGCAATCTGGATCTGGCTGTCAACAGGATCGTCTTTGGTAAAGGGGTCAACGCGGGGCAAACCTGTGTGGCACCTGACTATGTCATCGTGCACGGGGACATCAAGGATGCATTTTACGACAAGTTCAAAGCCGTAGCCGATAAGTTTTACGGGCACTCCCATCAAGACAGCCGGGACTTCGGAAAAATGATCAACGAGAGGAATTACGAACGGGTCGTCGGCTATTTAAGTGACGGGAAGGTCATTTATGGCGGCGGTCACAGTAGGGAGGAGCTTCATATAGACCTTACCCTTATCGAAGTAGGCGATCTTGATAAGCCCATCATGAAGGATGAGATTTTTGGACCGGTGCTGCCAGTGCTTACCTATGACACTACAGATGATATTATCGCTATCGTCAAACGTAATCCCGATCCTCTTGCCATGTATGTTTTCAGCAAGAATAACCGATTTGTAGAGGAACTGCTTGACCGTGTCCACTTCGGCGGAGGGTGTGTCAATGATACGATCATGCATCTGACAAATGAGCATTTACCCTTTGGTGGGAGAGGCACGAGCGGTGTAGGCAATTATCACGGAAGGCATAGCTTTGATGCGTTCACCCATAAGAAGTCCATTCTTGTGAGTGCGACACATTTCGATTTAAAGATGAAGTATCCACCTTTCAATAAAAGAAGCTCTAAGCTAGTAAAGAAAATCATGTATAAATGA
- a CDS encoding YibE/F family protein: MKNNRLHNLLLIATTISIILIIAIAPLFKSGMSLPNYYNQLFEEAVVVEIISEDLKTDAVIHGLIVGRQEAVVKVTTGKYKGGIYETVNILDQAHNVLLQNKLKVIVGIRETDEGPNVWVYNHKRVNYLYALAGIFFLLLLYFGRKKGIDSIVALLFTGSVFIFILIPLIFRGYNTVLLAIICAIVSLVVSFLLIGGFEKKTFVAILGTFCGIIVAGLISLIFSKLTHITGINLDKGTQLVYVALDYGIKVKGIMFASILIASLGAVMDVAMSISSAMYELYLMNTKITFKSLFTTGMNIGKDIMGTMANTLILAFMGGSFSLMLLLYGYNMSYTQISNLPFIAVEVVQGLAGSIGIVLTVPFTAFMAALIYLKSDRRPVKSSRHKTR; this comes from the coding sequence ATGAAAAACAACAGACTACACAACCTATTGCTAATTGCCACAACGATCTCCATCATACTTATCATCGCTATCGCCCCTCTGTTCAAAAGCGGCATGTCATTGCCTAATTACTACAATCAGCTGTTTGAAGAAGCAGTCGTTGTCGAAATCATCTCTGAAGACCTGAAGACGGATGCAGTCATTCATGGCTTGATCGTTGGACGGCAAGAAGCAGTTGTAAAGGTAACCACCGGCAAATACAAAGGTGGAATTTATGAAACCGTAAACATCCTCGACCAGGCACATAACGTACTTCTTCAAAACAAGCTTAAGGTCATTGTTGGAATCAGGGAAACGGATGAGGGCCCCAATGTATGGGTCTACAACCATAAACGAGTAAACTACCTCTACGCTCTTGCCGGCATTTTCTTCTTGTTACTACTCTACTTCGGGCGTAAAAAAGGCATTGATTCTATCGTTGCCCTATTGTTTACCGGGTCCGTATTCATCTTTATCCTTATTCCTCTTATTTTCAGAGGTTACAACACCGTTCTCTTGGCCATCATCTGCGCCATCGTTTCACTTGTTGTTTCCTTTTTACTGATAGGTGGTTTTGAAAAGAAAACCTTTGTGGCAATTTTAGGTACTTTTTGCGGAATCATCGTAGCAGGACTTATCTCGCTCATCTTCAGCAAGCTCACGCATATCACAGGGATCAATCTGGACAAAGGAACACAGCTTGTCTATGTCGCCCTTGATTATGGAATAAAGGTTAAAGGCATCATGTTCGCTTCAATTCTGATCGCCTCGCTAGGCGCTGTTATGGATGTCGCAATGTCGATTTCCTCAGCCATGTATGAACTTTATCTGATGAATACTAAAATAACCTTTAAGAGTTTGTTTACTACAGGAATGAATATCGGTAAAGACATCATGGGAACCATGGCAAACACCTTGATCCTTGCCTTTATGGGCGGCTCATTCAGCCTAATGCTGCTACTATACGGATACAACATGTCCTACACGCAGATATCCAATCTTCCCTTCATCGCCGTTGAAGTGGTCCAAGGACTGGCAGGAAGTATCGGCATCGTACTTACCGTTCCTTTCACAGCATTCATGGCGGCGCTGATCTATCTTAAGTCTGACAGGCGCCCCGTAAAGTCTTCAAGACATAAAACCAGATAG